DNA from Thermoplasmata archaeon:
TGGGCTTGCCTGGAGACGCGGTCTCGGTCATGGATCGACCTCCGTGGATTCGGACGGGCCCGCGGCGCCCCGCGCCACGTGCGTGAGTCGCGCCTCCCGCGACGCGAGGGCATAGAAGAGGAGCGCGGCGACGAGGAAAGAGACCAGGTCGCTTATGTCGAGACCGCCCATCGCCGCGGACGCGGGCCCGAGGAACGCGGGCTGGTCCATGAAGGGAGTGGCCAGCAGGACGGCCAACGCATACGCGACGATGGCCGAGGCTCTCCAGGGACGCGCGCGGTCTGGAGAGGATTCCGTCCCGCGGGGCGAGAGCACGAAGAAGGACACGAGGATGATTGCCGTCCAGGGCGCAATCCAGTACTCCACGAAGAAGAGCCAGCTCTCGTAGAACGCGGACCCACGTGCGCCTCCAAGGATGGCCAGGATCGTAGCGATGGCCCCGCCCACCAGGACGGAGGACCACCGCCTCACGGGCACGTCGAGGGCGAGGAGAGAGAGTCCGCTCGAGTACAGATTGGGCGCGTTCGCCGCCAGGAGGTTCACCACGAGGAGCAGGAGGAGTGGTCCGACGGTCGCGTCGCCGAAGGCGTGCGCGAACACGGCGACGGGGTCGCCCAGATAGCCCAGGGAGGTCGACAGGAGCGCGCCGATCGTCTCGACCCACACGCACGCCGCGGCCATGCCCAGGAAGGCCGGGAGGACGATGCTGCGCCGCGGCGTCTCCTCGGGAAGGTACCGCGAGAAGTCCGCCGCGTAGGGAGCCCAGCTCAGCGGGATGGACGCGGCCAGGATGATCATGAACGCGATGCCGACCAGGCCACCGCCCGCGGGCGCATACGCGGAGGTAGACGCGTCCTGCAGGGAGACCACGGTCATCGCGGCGAACACCACGACGAGGATGAGGGCCATGGCCTGCTCGAAGCGGTGCAGGAGGTTGTGGCCGTAGAGAGCCACGATGATCTGAATCGTGGCGAACACGGCGACGCCCGCGACGAACGGGATGGCGGGGAGGAACTCGCTCAGGGCGAGACCGCCTAGGATGAAGGTTACCGCGCTCCACCCCGTGGTGGAGAACCAGTTCAGGGCCGCGGGGATGTACGCACCGCGACGCCCGAACGCGCCGCGCGAGTGGGCGATCTGCGGGTAGCCCGTCGCGGGCCCG
Protein-coding regions in this window:
- a CDS encoding cytosine permease; this encodes MTNHPKPDGSVDYGEKTLKVEPFGIERISERERHGRPWKLFPFWFGANVTLYSFLVGFLGITVFALPMGLAIAGIVLGTILGAAPFALLSAIGPATGYPQIAHSRGAFGRRGAYIPAALNWFSTTGWSAVTFILGGLALSEFLPAIPFVAGVAVFATIQIIVALYGHNLLHRFEQAMALILVVVFAAMTVVSLQDASTSAYAPAGGGLVGIAFMIILAASIPLSWAPYAADFSRYLPEETPRRSIVLPAFLGMAAACVWVETIGALLSTSLGYLGDPVAVFAHAFGDATVGPLLLLLVVNLLAANAPNLYSSGLSLLALDVPVRRWSSVLVGGAIATILAILGGARGSAFYESWLFFVEYWIAPWTAIILVSFFVLSPRGTESSPDRARPWRASAIVAYALAVLLATPFMDQPAFLGPASAAMGGLDISDLVSFLVAALLFYALASREARLTHVARGAAGPSESTEVDP